The nucleotide sequence TAATAATGGCTTTGGGAGGATTTTCAGTCTTATATTTATCCATAAGACCTTATTTTCCGATTCCTAAAGATTGGTTTCGTTTTCGCTGGCTAAGTAACTGGATAGTTTGGGGATTAGGCGGTTATTTAGTGGCAATTCCTTTAGTGGTTATTGTATCGTTAATTAATCAAAAAATTTGGCAAGGAGAAGGCGGAAGTAATCCATTATTAATGTTAGCTTTAGAGTCTCAAGATACCGTCGCTTTAATCATCTTTTTCGTCACAGCCGCTATAGCCGCTCCTCTGTTTGAAGAAGTGATGTTTAGAGGATTTTTATTGCCTTCCTTAACTCGTTATATACCGGTATGGGCGGCAATTGGGGTGAGTGGATTAATTTTTGCTGTGGCTCACCTGAATGTATCAGAAGTGATGCCTTTAGCGACATTAGGGATTATATTAGGGGTAGTTTATACGCGCTCACGGAATTTGCTATCTTCAATGTTACTTCACAGCCTTTGGAATAGCGGAACTCTCTTAAGTCTATTTCTTCTAGGGAGTGGTGCGGGATGAAAATACGGGATGCTAGAGAAACTGATTTAGCGACTATTGTGGAGATTTATAATGCCAGTATTCCCAGTCGTTTAGCAACGGCAGACCTTAATCCTATCACCGTAGAAAGCCGGCTCAATTGGTTTTATGATCACCCCCCAGAAACTAGACCTGTTTGGGTCATGGAAATTGATAATATTGTGGTGGGATGGCTCAGTTTTCAATCTTTTTTAGGTCGTCCGGCTTATCAGTGTACAGCCGAATTGAGTTTATATGTTGCCCCGAATTATAAACGTCAAGGTATTGGACAGAAACTTTTAGAACAAGCGATTGATAAAAGTCCTAGGCTTGGGCTAAATACGTTAATTGGTTACATTTTTGCTCATAATAAACCGAGTTTACAACTGTTTACTAAATATGATTTTCAGCAATGGGGTTTTCTGCCTAATGTGGCTGTATTAGATGGCGTTGAGAGAGATTTAATTATTGTTGGACGAAGGGTTGGTAACAGGTTAACAACAGTTGATAAGATTTGATCGCCGTAAATCCCCCTTAATAAGAGGGACTTTTCGGACATAAAATCGTTGTTTTTAATCGAGAGGGTGAGGGGGCCTAGTGATCATCCCGAAGCCGCCCATCTTCCATGTAAATAATGCGATCAGCAATATCGAGAATACGGTTATCATGAGTCACTAGCAGAATCGTAGAACCTTGCTCTTTTGCCAATTGTTGCATCATTTCTACCACATCTCGTCCGGATTTTTTGTCGAGTGCCGCCGTCGGTTCATCTGCTAAGATAATTTGAGGCTGACTTACCAAAGCTCGTGCGATAGCTACCCTCTGCTTTTGTCCCCCTGATAAACTCTCGGGATAGTAATTAATACGATGCCCTAAACCCACCGCTTCTAATATACTAATAACCTTGACATCCATCTCTTGAGGCGGCATTGTATCATGTAATTCTAAAGACATTCGTACATTCTCTTTAGCCGTTAAAAATGTCAGTAAATTATGAGCTTGAAAAATATAGCCTAAAGACCGTCTAATTTGTAGTAATTGCTGTTGAGAAGCCTGACAGATTTCTTGCCCTAAAATTTTTAGACTTCCTTCATGAGCAGAACGTAACCCCCCCATCAGAGTTAATAAAGTGGTTTTTCCCGAGCCGGACGGCCCCGTCATAATTACAATTTCTCCTGGATAAATATCTAGATTAATCTCAAAAAGCGCTTGTTTGCGAAGGGTTCCTTCTCCAAAAAAATGATTGAGGTTTTTCGCTGAGATCACCGCCGAATTTTGGGAAGCGGCTAGGTTTTTTTGTTCTTTTAAGGTCTGCATAGTTGAGTTAAATTAATTTAAGTGACTGTTGCTATCTAGAGTTATTCGGGAGTTATTTGCTGAAAATTCTCTGGGAGTAATCGTCGGTTTTTGGTCAAATTTATGTAAAATAATATAGGGAATTGGTAGTAAAAACCAGACCCAATCCCAGAGAGATAAATTGAAAAACGCTACTCCTATCGTCAGTAAAGATAAGAGCGGCTCTACTAGCGTATTACAAGCCATTAATTTAATAGTTTTTAAAGCTAAATTTCGGTCAATTAATTGATGATTATAACTGGCGTAAGTCCAACTCAAAAAAGATAACATACCCAAGCAAAAAATATTGATGCTAAACCAAATTTTTGCCCATAAGCTTTGAGGTAAATAAACCGTTAAAGCGGTAGAGTAGGGAACTAAAAAAAGACATAACAGATAAATAAGATAAAGCCACAGATGTATTTCATTGGTTTTTCGGTAATATTTAAATTGTTGAACATGATCGATCCAATAAAAACCAACAGTAATAAAAGCGATAGCATAATTACTTAAAGAATTAAGCTGATTGAACAAAAAATGATTAGTTTGTTGGTTAGTCATCGGAGACTGGGGTAATTGGCATCCTAAAATCGTCAGTGCCATCGCTAAAGCAAAAATCATATCTGACAACCGGCCTAGGTGGTGCAGCATATTTTGAAGATTTGATTCGTCGTGATGGTTAAGCATACCACTGTCCCAAAAAGTAGAAATTAAACGAAAAAATTAGAAAATATCAGCCGGATCGGCAGATTGTAACTTACGCATCGCAATTAACCCTGAAACAAAACACATGACTACAGTTAAGATAAAAACGTTAATCGCCCGACTGGTAGTCATAACAATGGGAAGCATTGTAGCGGCGTAAGTGAGTTGATATAATCCCATTGAGAGGATAAATCCTGGAATGTAACCGAGAACGGCTAAAAGCAAAGCTTCTTGCATCAAGGTCATGATTAAATAGCCATCACTATATCCCATCGCTTTAAGAGTGGCGTACTCTGGCAAATGATCCGATACATCAGAATAGAGAATTTGATAAACAATGACAATTCCGACGATAAAACCCATCACTACACCCATACCAAAAATAAAGCCGATGGGTGTACCACTTTCCCAATAAGCTTTTTCCACTTGGGCAAATTCTTCTACGGTTAACACTTGAACATCATCCGGTAATCCGGCCTCGAGTTGCGCTTGAGTTGCCTCTAGGTTGGCTCCCGGTTTTAAGGTGATCAACCCCACTTCGATGCGGTCCTTTTGCCGTTCGGGGAAAATAGACAGAAACGTTGAGTCACTGGTAATCACATTCCCATCAGCCGCAAATGAGGCCCCCAAAGTAAACAGACCTTTGACCGATATAGTTTTTCCGTTGATTTCGGTTTCGAGAGTACCGCTTTTGTGCCAACTCTGTGCGATCTCTCCATATTCCGGACGCCCCGCTTGATCATATAACACGTTATTGAGAATTTTTAATTGGTCTAAATTTTGATTGACTTCATTAAAAGTAAAGGTAGGTTGAGCCGGCTCAACGCCCCACACTAAAATCGCCCTCTCTATACGAGTTTCGGGGTTGCGCCATTGAGCGGTGCCAATGTAAACCGGATTGACCGATGCGACTCCTTGATAAGCTAATGATTGATATAGCCTTTCTCTGGAAAAACTCTTGACTGAAAATAAGGTTTGAAATTGAGGATTAATTAAGACTAAATCTCCTTGTAAGCTGCGAAGCGGTTTAATCGCTGAATCATAAAGGGCTTCCTGAAAAGCCAATTGCACGAACATTAAAAGATCCGCAAAGGTAATTCCCGCTATGGCCACTAAAAAGCGCGTTTTTTGCTTGGTTAATTGCCGCCAGGCTAGGGGGGTTTTAGCGAAGAGTTTAGACAACATAGTTTTCTTTATTTATATCAGACGTATGTTATAAAAAAAGCTGTGAGCATTTACAGTTGAATCACCACTTCTACCTGTAGGTTAGTCAAACCCGACACCCGCTTACTATCCAACGGGTTGAGACGCACTTTGACTTCTATCACCCGGCGATCTAAATTTTCTCCGGGTTGGTTGCTAAAGACATTTTGTCGATTAACTTGTAAACCTATCTCAGAGACGGTTCCCTGTAATTGGCCGGCAAAAGCTTGGCTCTTGATGATAGCTCGTTGTCCGAGTCGAATTTTACCAATATCAGTTTGGTAAACCTCGGCGACGGCAACCATTTGGTCAGTCTGAGCCATGTCTAGCAGTCCTAAATCGCCAATTTTTGCGCCAGGGCGCGTATGTATCTTGAGAATTTGTCCGTCCATCGGTGCGCGGATATTGGCTTGTTCTAAGTTCGTTTTTGCCTGTAACTGAGCGGCTATAGCATTATCTACCTCTGTTTGGGCTACCTGCACATCAACCGGTCTTACTTCAGCAATTTCGTTTAAGGTGGCTTGTGCTTGCCGGATTTCTTGGGGTCGAGACGTTTGAATGCGCTCAAAGGCGGCTCTCGCTTCTACGAGTTGTTGCTCTTTTGAGTTTTCGATGCGCTCTTTGGCGGCTTTTGCCTCGGCCAGTTCTTGCTGTACGGTTAAGAAGGCTAAATGCTTGGCATCTCGTACTGAGGCAGAAATCGCCCCCTCTTGGTAGAGCAGTTGATGCCGCCTGTCTTCTATCTCGGCATTGGCGAGTTGGGCTTGCAAGGAAGTAATAATCGCTTGTTGCTCTTGGATTTCTCCCGCTTTTTCCGCTTCTAAGCGAGCGATGTTGGCTTGTTGTTCTTGGATCTCGCTGCGTTTTTGTGCTTCTATACGGGCTAATTGGGCTTGTTGTGCCTGAATTTCGCCGGTTTTGGCTCCGGCTTTGACTTGGGCGAGTTTGGCTTGAGCCATTTTAACTTGTTGAGTGGCTTGTGCTAGGGCATTTTCTAAAGTGGCGCGAGAATCAAGAATGGCAATGATTTGTCCGGCTTTGACGCGATCGCCTTGTTTAACCAGGAGTTGAGCCACCCGATCCCCATCTAAATTTAAGGGAGCGGCAATAGACACCACTTCGGAATAGGGTTCTAAGCGTCCTAAAGCGGCTACTTTTTTAAGAGTTGGAGCGGCTTGTGCTGTTTTAGAGGGCATATTTGCCGAGGGT is from Gloeothece verrucosa PCC 7822 and encodes:
- a CDS encoding GNAT family N-acetyltransferase, which produces MKIRDARETDLATIVEIYNASIPSRLATADLNPITVESRLNWFYDHPPETRPVWVMEIDNIVVGWLSFQSFLGRPAYQCTAELSLYVAPNYKRQGIGQKLLEQAIDKSPRLGLNTLIGYIFAHNKPSLQLFTKYDFQQWGFLPNVAVLDGVERDLIIVGRRVGNRLTTVDKI
- a CDS encoding DevA family ABC transporter ATP-binding protein translates to MQTLKEQKNLAASQNSAVISAKNLNHFFGEGTLRKQALFEINLDIYPGEIVIMTGPSGSGKTTLLTLMGGLRSAHEGSLKILGQEICQASQQQLLQIRRSLGYIFQAHNLLTFLTAKENVRMSLELHDTMPPQEMDVKVISILEAVGLGHRINYYPESLSGGQKQRVAIARALVSQPQIILADEPTAALDKKSGRDVVEMMQQLAKEQGSTILLVTHDNRILDIADRIIYMEDGRLRDDH
- a CDS encoding TMEM175 family protein, producing MLNHHDESNLQNMLHHLGRLSDMIFALAMALTILGCQLPQSPMTNQQTNHFLFNQLNSLSNYAIAFITVGFYWIDHVQQFKYYRKTNEIHLWLYLIYLLCLFLVPYSTALTVYLPQSLWAKIWFSINIFCLGMLSFLSWTYASYNHQLIDRNLALKTIKLMACNTLVEPLLSLLTIGVAFFNLSLWDWVWFLLPIPYIILHKFDQKPTITPREFSANNSRITLDSNSHLN
- the devC gene encoding ABC transporter permease DevC, encoding MLSKLFAKTPLAWRQLTKQKTRFLVAIAGITFADLLMFVQLAFQEALYDSAIKPLRSLQGDLVLINPQFQTLFSVKSFSRERLYQSLAYQGVASVNPVYIGTAQWRNPETRIERAILVWGVEPAQPTFTFNEVNQNLDQLKILNNVLYDQAGRPEYGEIAQSWHKSGTLETEINGKTISVKGLFTLGASFAADGNVITSDSTFLSIFPERQKDRIEVGLITLKPGANLEATQAQLEAGLPDDVQVLTVEEFAQVEKAYWESGTPIGFIFGMGVVMGFIVGIVIVYQILYSDVSDHLPEYATLKAMGYSDGYLIMTLMQEALLLAVLGYIPGFILSMGLYQLTYAATMLPIVMTTSRAINVFILTVVMCFVSGLIAMRKLQSADPADIF
- a CDS encoding ABC exporter membrane fusion protein codes for the protein MTFQFISKPSQARLVALMVAATSLTGAIMFYAISQLKPSANMPSKTAQAAPTLKKVAALGRLEPYSEVVSIAAPLNLDGDRVAQLLVKQGDRVKAGQIIAILDSRATLENALAQATQQVKMAQAKLAQVKAGAKTGEIQAQQAQLARIEAQKRSEIQEQQANIARLEAEKAGEIQEQQAIITSLQAQLANAEIEDRRHQLLYQEGAISASVRDAKHLAFLTVQQELAEAKAAKERIENSKEQQLVEARAAFERIQTSRPQEIRQAQATLNEIAEVRPVDVQVAQTEVDNAIAAQLQAKTNLEQANIRAPMDGQILKIHTRPGAKIGDLGLLDMAQTDQMVAVAEVYQTDIGKIRLGQRAIIKSQAFAGQLQGTVSEIGLQVNRQNVFSNQPGENLDRRVIEVKVRLNPLDSKRVSGLTNLQVEVVIQL